Below is a window of Acidobacteriota bacterium DNA.
AGAACATGGGCGATATCTTCCGACGCAACGCGTTCAACCTTGGGCTGCATGTCGTTCAGTGCCCGCCCGCCGTCGAGGATGCGCAAGACGGGGATCGCTTCGCATTCGATCCCGGCACTCGCCAGCTGACGAACCTCACGCGGGAGAAGACCTACGACCCGAAGCCACTTTCGGAGAAGGAAGAAGAGATCCGCAGCAGCGGTGGCATCTTCGCTGTCGGTCGACGCGAGTTCCACGATTCCGTGGTCCACCCGCCGGCGATCGAGTGGCCCGACGAAAAGACCGCCTCCCGGATGACGACGACCGAACAGATCATCTGGTCCCACCGTGTCAACAAGGATGCGGAATTGAAGCCGGGAGAGACACTGCGTGTCTACGCCGATCTCCTGCCGGCATCGGATGGCACGGCACCCTTTTCGATCCACACGTTCAATCAGATCACTGCCGGCGACACGATCTACCCCCGCCAGGCGGCGGTGGCCAACGATCACTTCGTCTTTACCGGAAGCGACTCCGACGACAAGCAGACTGCGATCGGGCGTCAGTTCGCGGCGCAGCAGCGGATGGAGAAGCCGTACTACGCCAACCCCGGAGACGGCATCTTTCATTTCTACTTTCCCGAACAAGGCCTCGTGATGCCCGGCCAGTTCATTCCGGGCGCGGACTCGCACAGTCGGGCCTACGGGGCCTACGGTGCCGTCGGCATCGGAGTGGGCTCGACGACGCTGGGGTTCGGCTGGTCGACCGGATACGTCTATTTCACCCTGGCGCAGGCCCGTCGAGTCTCGTTCCGCGGCCGACTTCAACCGTGGGTGACCGGGAAGGATATCGTGCTGACCCTCCTCGAGCGCTGGGGTGCGAAGCAGTCCCAGGGGATGTCGGTGGAGTTCGTCGACGCGGATGTCCAGCTACCGATCGCCTATCGCAACACGATCTCGAACATGATGGCGGAAGGAGAGGCCCAGAACGGCATCTTCGCCGCCGACGATCTGACGTACGACTGGTACCGGGCGAAAGGCATGAACGATCTCCCCTACCCCCGTATGACTCCGGGGGCGCAGGCCCAGTACGCGATCGATGAAGCCTTCGAGTTGGACGCGGTCCGACCGATGATTGCCCGTCCTTTCAGCCCGGGGAACGCCCATCCGGCTGACGAGGTCGCAGCCGAGAAGCTGTCGTTCGACAAGGCGTTCATCGGATCCTGCACCAACGGCAGCTACGACGACCTGCTGCAGGCGGCGCTCGTCATTCTCGCCGCGCGAGATCTGGGATACACCGAGGCCCGAACCGAGTTCGTCATCTTCCCCGGTTCCGGTGGCGTCAAACAGGCCATCGAACAAGGTGACAAGCGACTGGGCGGCGCATCGATTGCCGATCTTCTTCGCGGTGCTGGAGGACAGATCCGTGACTCGTGGTGTGGACCCTGCTTCGGGCAGGGACCCGATGCTCTACTCGAAGGACAGCGAGCGATCACGACCTTCAATCGCAATTGGCAGAACCGCATGGGGCTTGGCGGCGAGGGCTATCTCGCCAGCCCGTCGGTGGTCGCGGCGTCGGCACTGATCGGCTACATGGCGCCACCGGACGCGCTGGGCCTCGAGTGGGACGCGGAGCGCTTCGGAATCTAACCCGACGAGCCGCGAAGGGCGCGACGAACCGCCGGCGCGACGGTGAGTCCCTGGACCAGGAC
It encodes the following:
- a CDS encoding aconitase family protein, which produces MHTIQPAQLKDGVQASAIPTPEAASGGAGAAERIEGTALILWDNETAGKKLDAIDTDQITPAKDCVSESLDSLDAKWKEGAFRYLVPDFRARVHGGETFVIAGERFAIGSSREMSPAGLKAIAEEVGLQMVIVCGENMGDIFRRNAFNLGLHVVQCPPAVEDAQDGDRFAFDPGTRQLTNLTREKTYDPKPLSEKEEEIRSSGGIFAVGRREFHDSVVHPPAIEWPDEKTASRMTTTEQIIWSHRVNKDAELKPGETLRVYADLLPASDGTAPFSIHTFNQITAGDTIYPRQAAVANDHFVFTGSDSDDKQTAIGRQFAAQQRMEKPYYANPGDGIFHFYFPEQGLVMPGQFIPGADSHSRAYGAYGAVGIGVGSTTLGFGWSTGYVYFTLAQARRVSFRGRLQPWVTGKDIVLTLLERWGAKQSQGMSVEFVDADVQLPIAYRNTISNMMAEGEAQNGIFAADDLTYDWYRAKGMNDLPYPRMTPGAQAQYAIDEAFELDAVRPMIARPFSPGNAHPADEVAAEKLSFDKAFIGSCTNGSYDDLLQAALVILAARDLGYTEARTEFVIFPGSGGVKQAIEQGDKRLGGASIADLLRGAGGQIRDSWCGPCFGQGPDALLEGQRAITTFNRNWQNRMGLGGEGYLASPSVVAASALIGYMAPPDALGLEWDAERFGI